The window AGAATTACGGGGGGAGGGGTAGGGAGGCCTGTCCCGCAGAATTGCGGGAAAATCTCACATCTAACGTCTCGTATCTCGCTTCTCACGTCTCATATCTCAAATCTTAATTCTTTCCTCTTGCTTCTTGTATCTTTAACTCATCATCTCACGTCTCGTATCTCGCTTCTCGTATCTCGCTTCTCACTTCTCTTTCCCCAGTCCCACGATTAACGCTTAACAGTTTAACGATTAACGTCTTAACCCTCTATTCATCAAAGGAGTATTCTAACCAATTAACCAGTTAACCAATTAACCAATTAACCAAAAAAGGAGGCCAGCCAAGCTCCCACAAACCCAGCTGACCCAGGAAGTTCCCTTCCTCTTTCCATAGTACCCCTCGCCGTTTGCGAATCGGAAATACCTATTGGGTTTATCGTTTAACCATGAGAAAATCGGAAAGCCATATTATTCTTGTCATTTCGAATTCACCTCCTAAAGAGACCTGCCTCCCGAAGGAATGGTTTACAGGGGTAGGGAGTCCTGTCCCTCAGCATTGCGGGAAAATCTCGTACTAACATTTCGACAAAAACCCGAAATACAAAGACCCTGTTTAACGTTAAACATTTAACGCTTAACGATTTAAACAACCACCTTAATCAGTTAACCAATTAAACGATTAAGCAATTAACCCTCTTAACCCCTATAACCTTTCCCCCTTTTTTTCATCCTTCATCCCTTCTTGCCCGCCGCGGCGGGAACCTTTCCCTTGTCATTCCCTGAAATAGGTTGACCGTTTTTAACCCTTAAATTAGATGTTAAAGACTGGAAAAAGGATTAATTCCCAAAGGAGATTTTCTGAAGAGTTTAAACGTAAATTGGTTGATGATTATGAGAAAGGGATAATGTCTGTTGCTCAGATGGAGCGTTTTTATAATATTAGAAATGGTCTTATCTACAATTGGATTTATAAGTATTCGACGTATAATGAAAAAAATGTTAGGATAGTTGAGATGAAAGATAGTCAGACAAACAAGCTAAAGGAACTGGAAGAAAAGGTCAAGGAATTGGAACGCGCAGTAGGTCAGAAGCAGATAATGATTGATTACTTAGAGAAGATGATTGATCTGGCCAAGGAGAACTATTCGATTGATATTAAAAAAACTCCAACACCCCACACTCTGGTGGTTCCAAGACAACCGACAAGCTATGAGTTATTCACTCAATTCACTTTACGAGGTCGTAGGCGTGAGCAAGCAAGCTGTTCATCAGGCTAAGAAAAGACAGGAAGCCTTTGATCTTGAGGTTTCCGAATTGGTAATCTTAGCAGATCAGCTCAAGGAAGAACACCCTGGTTGTGGGGTTGAAAAGATGTATTATACATTGCGCCCATCCTTTATGGGTAGGGATCAGTTCTGTGAGATTTTCATGGAATTAGGTTATGGAGTCAAACGTGTAAGTAATTATCATAGAACTACTTATAGCGGGGCTTATATTTATCCCAACCTGATAGAGGGGATGGGAATAAAAAGGCCATTTCAGGTAATCCAAAGCGATATAACCTATTTTCACTTAAACGGTGAGCATTATTATTTGGTGTTTATCATTGACGTTTATACCAGATTGGTAGTAGGATATGCAGTCAACGAAAATCTGAGGACAGAAGGAAATATAGCGGCTATGAAAATGGCTCTCAAGATAATGAATTACCAGTCTTGGGGCTTGATCCATCATTCAGACAGAGGATCCCAGTATAGTAGTAAGGAATATACCTGTTTACTAAAAGAAAACCATATTCACATCAGTATGGGAACAGTTGCATGGGAAAACCCTTATGCTGAACGAATCAACGGAATTATTAAAAATGAATACCTCAAAAGATGGCAGATTAAGGACTTAAAAGACCTGAAGAAAAAAGTGGGAAAAGCAGTTGAACACTACAATACAAAAAGACTACACAGAGCTTTCAAAATGAAATTTACTCCTATGGGATTTTATCAAAAATTAGTACATTTATCTGCCCAAGAAAGACCGACGGTGATTGTTTATACCGAAGGAAAGAAAAACTTCGAAGGGGCGTCGAGCCCCTACGAAGTTTGCCCAAGAGAAGAACCTCTGGCTCATGATTGCCCGATGGAAATACTTAATGAATGTTGAACCAAACGGTCAACGCTATTTAGGGAAGTACAGGTTACCCTTTCTCCTTTTCCCTTTCCCCTTTCTCCTTTTCCCTTTAACCTTTCACTTTTTTCCTTTCTCCTTTTTTCATCCCTCTTCCTTCATCCTTCATCCTTTCAAAACCTTTGCACCTCAGCATCCCTCTGCGAGAACTTCCTCTAAAATCTCCACCAACTCCTCCGGCATCAACTGCAATCCCCCAGACTGAACCATCCTTCCTTCACCATCTATCAAAAGTTGATGGGGAGCTCCGACAATATTATATTGCTTCAAAAAAGAATGATCAAAGCCTTCTCCATTGGTGTATAGGTTGATACCTGTAGGTGAGGAATATCTACCCCCTTCTACACTTTTTTTCCACTTCTCATAATCACTATCCATACTGATGGAGATCAAAACAAAATCTTCCGAGCCCTCAAAATGCTTTTCTACTTTATGAAGGTGTGCTTCATAAAAATTGATACATGCCTTACAACCCGTAAACCAAAAGTCCAACAATACGGTCTTTCCCTCGAAATCTTCAAGCTTGACTTTTTCTCCATTCAGATTTTCAAATTCAAAGTTTTCTATAGGCTGTCCTGCACCTTGTCTATGGTATAGTTTTTCCAAATAGGGCCTGATATTTGGTTCCTCAATACTGCTAAGCGCTTTTTCAAGTACCTCTGACCCATTGGATAAGGTTCTATAATTCCCTATTATATATCTCCCAATCAAAAAGTCTCTAACATTTTCTTGGTAATTAGCTAAGCTGACAAACAAAGGCTGTTGCTTTAGCTGACTGATAGCCTTAGATTGATTGATTAGGAATTCCTGATAATAGATGGCTCTTTTGATAGTCTCTTCCTCAAATTCAAAATTCAGATTTCCAATTTCATTGAAATAGAATTCTTCAAGCTTTTCAACAAGGCTTTGGTTGCCAACTTTTTTTGAATGGATATATATCTGGGACCAATCAAGAACAAGCCTATTATATAATAAGCCTATTTCATTGGCAAGTAGGATTTCATAGACATCCTTTGATAACTGGCTTTGATAAGAATCCAATATTAGGAGAGACTTTTCTATTGGGATTTGCTCAGCCTCTGACTGCAACAAAGCGAGGTAACTTTCATCCAAAATAGGAAGACTCAAGACCTCTCCAAAATTTTGCAGAGCCTGTTCATAGATAAGCCGATTGTCATTCTTTTCTAAAAATTCCTCCAGACTGGATTGACTTCTGTGGGTATACCTTGCAGCTCTCTGAAATGAATAAGCTTGACGATGATTATTCAAGGCTCGCTGACATTCAAATAGGGGAGCAGATGGTCCACCAAATGTCAGAATATTTCGGAAAGGCTGAGAGTAAATTTTAATACTATCCCCTGGAAAGATTAGGTATTTATTAAAGGTCTCATTACTGCTCAGCGACAAACTGATATAGCTAGGTCCTTGAAGATCTGAAATGTTTACCGTGATTACTCGGTCACTGCTAGGAAACAATCCTTCAAGCATGCTTCCTTTTCTCAAAGGAATACGCTTAGAAACCTGACCTTCTGTAGATGCCAGTTGCCCAAAATAATAATCCCAAATACTTACTTTCAAAGTGTCAGGTTCCCGATCCGAGTACTTGATATACTTAAAGTAGACCAGTGCACTTTTCTCCATATCTTGTCCATCAGGAATGGCGTCCTCAAACGCCATCCCCTGAATAGACTGGGCGACAGCAATCCTTCCTGCTACCAATACAAGCAATAAAATCGTAATTATCTTCTTCATAACTTCTTATCGTTTAAAATTTCAACTACTCTTATTCTTTTCTTTTGCCTCTTAGTTCTCGAGTCTAAAATCTCGTCTCTTGCCTCTCGCATCTAAAGAAAACCCAAGCACAGTGGGCAGCAATGTGGCACGCTGCAAACCAGTTTAGCATCACTTGTTTTTAGGTTAGACATAGATTCCACTGGCCTGGGAAATTGAGGTGAAGCAACCTTTCTTGAAATTGGTTAATTGAGTTGGAGTTAGTGGATGAGATTGTGTCCTTTAGTTGTCATATCGACCAGAGGGAGATATCTCATCTTTAGGAATTATATTTATGTACTCCATACATTCCCGATCTCGTCTCTAGCTTCTCGTATCTCGACTCTCTCATCTCACCATAAGACATAGCAATCCCAGGAAGTATGTTTTTTGTGTTTTCATACTTTGGTTGTTTGAAGTCTTGAGGGAAACTGAATGTATTTGGAGAATCAGCAATCAGATTGACAGCGAAGCCAAATCTTTGTACATGGTACGTGGTACTTGGTACAATTCTCGCATTTGAGTTTCTTTAATCTTAGACAAGACAATACTATTCAGTGGAATATCCTCTGTAAGACTTGGGTTAATAAATTGATTTAAATTGAAAACCTTAAATAGCTTCTGCAGCAGCTATATAAAGATTGCGAGCTCACTTATTTGCGTAACTACCTTGGAAAAACGTATCTCTGTCAGTGGCTCGACTCGCATGTATAAAATAGGTTTAAATAGGGTTCTTCGGTTTCCGCTCAAAGAGGATATCGAATGGACTAGGGCAACCAGAAATACTGATTGCGTCTAATTGAATTCTATCAATTAAAACAGAAAATATATCTTTTAATCTTCCAGTTTTTGGATTCTTTTGAATAAAAGAAGTTGTTTTTTTCTGTTCCATTTTAATAAAATATTTATGTTGGAACGTCTTTTTTTAAGTAAGATCAGCATCAAAAAAAGAGGCGTGGGTCTTACTAACTGTCTTAGAGGTACTGGTATACCTGAGGAACAAGAAAGTAAGGAGCCCACGCCAAAGGCGTGAGCATTCTCACTTAATTACCCCGTTCCTCTTCAAATTACCAGTTTTCTAAGACGAGACGCTTAAGTGCAAATGCTAATAAAATTACATCCGCAATTTTATCAAAATGAATAGAATTCCTATCATGTTGATGTCTGTAAATTTATAAATAAATTTTAACACGACAAATATGTCCTGTTATTTTTTTAATATTTTTTCAAGTATTGTACCGTGGGTCAATTTAAGAATATAGAATTTTTAAAATTAGTAGGTTCAAGAATTGAATCAATAAGAAAATCGAAGAATCTAACACATGAGATTTTAGCTGAAAGAATGGATTTAAATGATGTTAGACAAATAGGTAGAGTTATTAATGCTGAGACAAATTTTAGTACTAGTGAAATTTACAGATTCTCAATGGCATTGGGTGTTCAACCAAAAGAATTATTTGATTTTGAAATTGACCTAAAAACTGATTTTAATAAAACTTCTGAATAAACTCTATCTTATCGGTTCAAGTCTCCTGACTTGGACCTTAACTAATTGCAGTTTTCAAACTGCCCCTCAAAGTCTCCAGACTTTCCTTCAAATGCCATAGGTTTACCTGCCGAAGGTAGGCATGACCGACCTCTTAACCCGGTATTTCAATACCGGGATCAAAAATCCAGATCGAATTTTGTTAGTGCTGTAGGTACGATGCACTGGATTCTTGATAGAGTAGGAGATCAGCTTACGATTTTTTTTTTAGTGATCAAAAAGAGAATTTGAAAATTAAACACCTACCTTCAAGAACTTAGTTCAAAAGGAATCACATTCAAAACACCATTCAAATAATTCCCTATATTTACAAACCAATACATTTAATTAGTCAAAATACCCTGTTCAAGGTATTTTTTGTTCAAAAGCTTATAAGTAGGTTTGGTGAATTAAAAATGCAGAACTGATAAATATGGATATCTAATCAGGCTTAACTATCAATTGTTAGAAAGCTAAGACTGATTTTTATCAGGGGTATTTAAAAGTTGCCAGTTAGACTAAAAAATAACACTACAACTATAAACTGACGACTAAAAACATAAACGAAATAACGCAGACAAACCATTATGACAGGTGACCAACATACAGACCATATTTCAAACAGACAGCGAGTAAGCCGACACTGAAAAAAAACTAAATTATCATGGCTGAAAACGTAAAATTCACAAAACAAGAAATTGAAAATGCAATAGATGTTTTCAAAAAGCTATCTATCCTGTTTGAAGAAAACAATGAATTGTTTCTTGAATTTAAATCAAAACCAATTAGATTTTTGCGGGAGTCAGGGCTTGCAATAATGAAGTATATAAATAATCAAAATCAAGATTTCTTTCTAAATAGATTTTCTTATGGTTTGAGAAACATTTTACGATTTAAAGATTTTTTTGACCGTTGCTCATGGTGCAAGATTATGGCTCTAACCATTATATATGCTCTATGCGGAAAGGCGAGATTAACAATAGATGCCTTCTGGGGGTTATTATCAAGTATTATCGAAGCTATTGAAAGCATCTTAAATATATCAAATGAAATGGCTCGTAATCTTTTAAATTATTTGAATAGTATTAATGACAGATTAAGTCCTTTTGGCTTAGCTAGACTGATTTGTGAGCAATCAGGTCATTGTTAATTCACAGACCAACACGGTACAGAAAATGAAAGTGAAACTCAACAATGACAATGGTTTGCAATAGTGGACAGACAGAAGGCCTACTGGTAACATTTTGCACAATAGAGAAAAGCCATGATTGATGTGAAAATCTATCATTGTTCCGATAGCTATCGCAATAGTGGTAGCTGTTTGCCCCTACTGGTTCAAGTCTCTTGACTTGAACCCAAAACACTGCAGTTTTCAAACTGCCCCTCAAAGTCTCCAGACTTTAAATCCAATGCCATAGGTTTACCTCCCGAAGGTAGACCTGCCTACAGAAGCTAGGTATGACCGACAAACTAACCATCAATTCAATGCTGAGCTAAAAGCGAACCTGTATCCGCCTAGTGCCGAAGGTATAACCGATATTTAAGACGATATAAAAAAACACCGAAAGGTGTTAAAATCCGCAAGGGTATTTACCCCGTGTGAAACTCGGGGTCTAGAATAATCCTAGAGAAGCCAAAGCTCACGACCCTGAAAGGTGTCGAATTTTCAGGCCTATTAGTTCAATTCTCCACTATTCCTGACCAATAAAAATACTTAACTCCGGGGGGGCACTTTGCAGCGCTGAAAGGGGGTCACTTTGACCGCTATATGCACCAATCGGTGAAACAGCATACTTTTCATTTGACGTTTAAGTCCCTTTGGTTCAAATCTCATGACCTGTCCTGCTAAGGAGGATTTACCTCACCTGTAGAGGCCTGGACCTACCACATCGCAGTTTTCAAACTGCTCCTCAAAGTCTCCAAACTTTCCTTCAAATGCCATCGGCATGACCGACCTCTTAACCCAGTATTTCAATGCCGGGCTCAAAAATCAAGTCCGACTTTTGTTAGTGCCGTAGGTACGGACGATATCAAAACCAGCTTCTTGAAATTTTTCCAAAACTTCGGAATCGAGACTATCATGTAAAACTCTAGAATCAACTCATTTTCCGTTAGCTTAGCTTCCAAATAAAATTACTTTGATGGGGTCTGCTTCTAGTTTAATGATTTCTAAGATAAAATTAATCTCTTTTTGTTTTTCTTCTGGCAAATGATTTAATAATTCATTCATTTTCAAAAATAATTATTAGCTCAAATATTTATTTTGGCAACTTTTAATAAATCCATGAATACCAATTCACAATATAAAAATAAATAAAACGAATGGCTTCTTCGTTGACAAATCTGTTTAAGATGTGACTTGATTTGACCTAAGTCTATGCTTAAAATCAGCAACTCTTTAGGATATTCTAATATTTGTCAAAAAATTAAAATTAATTTTGCGATTTTTGAAGGCTTTTGCCAATAACAAAAACAGAAACCAAACTTACAACCGTTCCGCCTGCAATAATCCCACCTACTGTAGTTTCTCCTGAATAAGCTAAAAAAGTACCACAACCAATCCCAACTAAACCAATAATCAAGCCAAACCATTGCCCTAAACCACTTTGCTTTGATTGACTATTTACAACCTTAGTTTCCAAGGACATTCTATGTTCTTGCTGTCTTTCTGCCATCTTCATGATCCTATCAGCTCCTTCAGGAATAACTGAATTATAACGAATCAAAGTGTCAGCATCTGGCAGTGGTCCAGAATGCGAACGTTCCTGTATCATTGTCACAGAAATACTCTTTAAAATCTCCTCTTTTTTCTTTGGCGTAACCCCTTGAAAAATTCTTGGATTTATCGTTGTCAGTTCTTGTTCCAACTCAATAAGTTCATCTGACCTATTATTATTCTCCGATTGTGAGATCTTTTTTTCTATTTCCTGTTTTGCCATAATTAAAAATCAAGACATAATTTAGCCTTGTTCTCTTTTTCAAATTTTTCATTTGATTGTCTAAAATCATTACCAACATTTTGCCAATCAGAAACCATGGCTTTAAAATCAGCCTCTTTTTCTGACTTAGAGTAATTATAATCGAAATAAGAACCTGCAATATTCAAAACACTTCCCATCCCTACTAGGAAATTATTTCTTGGCAATAAAAAATCTGTTCTATATTTTTCTTTTTTCTTGCTCATTTTTCTTCTGTTTAATATCTTGACTAGATAAATATACACAGTTTTCGCAAAACTATGCATTTCATCTTAAATTATATAATGATGAAACGTACTTTTTTAAAGCATGTTTTTGATTCTATCCAATGTTTAATGACCTAGCTAGCTTTTCGGAATTTACTCCGACCCCCAGCTTATCTAAATTTTTCCCTATCCTATGGATAGAGACCTAGATAAAAGGAATCAGATCATCTCGTTGGTGTCACCAAATTGATAGAAATTGGTAAAGGTGGAGAAAGAGAAGTTAAAGATGTAGCCCTAACAAGGTAATACTTGCTGTTCAGTAGCCCAACATGGAGATGCTTCTAAACCAGAATTAGCTTTAATTCAAACCTATTTGTTCAAGACCTAGTTTACCTTAGAAAAGGAAGATTTTAACCCAATTCTATGGCAGTTTTTAAATTGTATTTGTAATGCAAATAGACTTTCCTTCAAATACCCTCGGCATAATCGACCTCTTAACCCGGTATTTCAATACCGTGATCAAAAATCAAGACCCCTAGTGCCGAAGGTACAACCGATATTTAACATGATATAAAAAAACACCGAAAGGTGTTAAAATCCGCAAGGGTATTTACCCCGTGTGAAACTCGGGGACTAGAATACTCCGAGTAATATCCCAGGTTCTCGACCCTGAAAGGTGTCGAATTTTCTAACCAATCTGAAGGAAAACATCATCATTCTCAGAATTCAAATGTTAATACAGAACCTATTTTTTCACCTACTGGTATCCTAAGGACGGCCCTAGGTGAGGCTGCTTTTAAGTTGATTGAGGAAACCGTTAAAAAAATGGGTTAGCTCGCGAAGCTTGCAGCGAGATCCACCCATTTTTAGGTTGGAACAATTGACTTAAAATTAAATTGGGTATAGATCCGGTATATTTTACATATCTTCCTTCCCAATTTAAAAGCATCTCCTCAGGCCTAGATTTTTTGTTACTTTTTTATCGATGAAAAAAGTAAGAGGAAAAAATATATATCGCTTCAACACTTTCTCTCACTATCCAAGATGACGCTATTAGTTCAAGTCTCATGACCCTCCTAGTTCAAGTCTCCTGACTTGGACCCAAAAAACTGCAGTTTTCAAACTGCCCCTCAAAGTCTCCAGACTTTAAATCCAATGCCATCGGCATGACCGACATATTAACCCAGCAATTCATTGCTGGGACAAAAGCAAAATCGTTTTTCTTTAGTGCCGTAGGTACGACCGATATTGTGCCATGATGCAATTCTGCTGCTCCTCCTGGTTCAAGTCTTCAGACCTGCCTCCCTTTTGGGAGACTTGAACCCCACTGGTTCAAGTCTCATGACTTGGATCTACCACATTGCAGTTTTCAAACTACCCTACCAAAGTCTCCAGACTTTCCTCCAATGCCATAGGTTTAACCTCCGAAAGTAAGTCTATC is drawn from Belliella baltica DSM 15883 and contains these coding sequences:
- a CDS encoding transposase, with amino-acid sequence MLKTGKRINSQRRFSEEFKRKLVDDYEKGIMSVAQMERFYNIRNGLIYNWIYKYSTYNEKNVRIVEMKDSQTNKLKELEEKVKELERAVGQKQIMIDYLEKMIDLAKENYSIDIKKTPTPHTLVVPRQPTSYELFTQFTLRGRRREQASCSSG
- a CDS encoding IS3 family transposase; translation: MSYSLNSLYEVVGVSKQAVHQAKKRQEAFDLEVSELVILADQLKEEHPGCGVEKMYYTLRPSFMGRDQFCEIFMELGYGVKRVSNYHRTTYSGAYIYPNLIEGMGIKRPFQVIQSDITYFHLNGEHYYLVFIIDVYTRLVVGYAVNENLRTEGNIAAMKMALKIMNYQSWGLIHHSDRGSQYSSKEYTCLLKENHIHISMGTVAWENPYAERINGIIKNEYLKRWQIKDLKDLKKKVGKAVEHYNTKRLHRAFKMKFTPMGFYQKLVHLSAQERPTVIVYTEGKKNFEGASSPYEVCPREEPLAHDCPMEILNEC
- a CDS encoding TlpA family protein disulfide reductase codes for the protein MKKIITILLLVLVAGRIAVAQSIQGMAFEDAIPDGQDMEKSALVYFKYIKYSDREPDTLKVSIWDYYFGQLASTEGQVSKRIPLRKGSMLEGLFPSSDRVITVNISDLQGPSYISLSLSSNETFNKYLIFPGDSIKIYSQPFRNILTFGGPSAPLFECQRALNNHRQAYSFQRAARYTHRSQSSLEEFLEKNDNRLIYEQALQNFGEVLSLPILDESYLALLQSEAEQIPIEKSLLILDSYQSQLSKDVYEILLANEIGLLYNRLVLDWSQIYIHSKKVGNQSLVEKLEEFYFNEIGNLNFEFEEETIKRAIYYQEFLINQSKAISQLKQQPLFVSLANYQENVRDFLIGRYIIGNYRTLSNGSEVLEKALSSIEEPNIRPYLEKLYHRQGAGQPIENFEFENLNGEKVKLEDFEGKTVLLDFWFTGCKACINFYEAHLHKVEKHFEGSEDFVLISISMDSDYEKWKKSVEGGRYSSPTGINLYTNGEGFDHSFLKQYNIVGAPHQLLIDGEGRMVQSGGLQLMPEELVEILEEVLAEGC
- a CDS encoding helix-turn-helix domain-containing protein; protein product: MGQFKNIEFLKLVGSRIESIRKSKNLTHEILAERMDLNDVRQIGRVINAETNFSTSEIYRFSMALGVQPKELFDFEIDLKTDFNKTSE
- a CDS encoding DUF2335 domain-containing protein translates to MAKQEIEKKISQSENNNRSDELIELEQELTTINPRIFQGVTPKKKEEILKSISVTMIQERSHSGPLPDADTLIRYNSVIPEGADRIMKMAERQQEHRMSLETKVVNSQSKQSGLGQWFGLIIGLVGIGCGTFLAYSGETTVGGIIAGGTVVSLVSVFVIGKSLQKSQN